From the Acidilutibacter cellobiosedens genome, one window contains:
- the cas2 gene encoding CRISPR-associated endonuclease Cas2, whose protein sequence is MKISNYNYAFLFYDVNEKRVNKVFKVCKKYFKHHQKSVFRGNITPSNLIKLTAELKKIINPKEDFISIIKLMNEDSFDEETIGTNYKDSESLIL, encoded by the coding sequence GTGAAGATATCCAATTATAACTACGCTTTTCTTTTTTATGATGTAAATGAAAAGAGAGTAAACAAAGTATTTAAAGTTTGTAAAAAATATTTTAAACACCATCAAAAATCTGTTTTTAGAGGGAATATAACACCATCAAATTTAATCAAGTTAACTGCAGAACTAAAGAAAATTATAAATCCCAAGGAAGATTTCATATCGATCATTAAGCTGATGAATGAAGACAGTTTTGACGAAGAAACCATAGGGACAAATTATAAAGACAGTGAATCATTAATCTTATGA
- the cas1 gene encoding CRISPR-associated endonuclease Cas1: MGKHTRYIMSMGELSRKDNSILFRNEKGNNYIPVEDTREIYCLNEISMNTKFLDFASRAGIAKAIVLGIAENIYEVLYHYYKHGKKELKEFLYWLKEDIPNFLDKDLDIKHILFIEGQIWMKFYDSFKYFLPEDFIMNKRVKRPPDNPINALISFGNSILYSRTITQIYNTHLNQTISFLHEPRESRFSLSLDLSEVFKPVVVYKSIFELVNNRKIQVDKHFVKKFNYCLLNDSGKKIFIESIENRFSNVFEHKILKRKISYETAIKLDGYKLIKYCMEGKEFKPFSLKEMM, from the coding sequence TTGGGTAAGCATACAAGATATATTATGTCTATGGGAGAATTGAGCAGAAAGGATAATTCCATTCTTTTTCGAAATGAAAAGGGAAATAATTATATACCTGTTGAAGATACAAGAGAAATATATTGTTTAAATGAAATAAGTATGAATACAAAGTTTTTAGATTTTGCTTCAAGGGCGGGGATAGCAAAAGCTATTGTATTAGGTATCGCAGAAAATATATATGAAGTTTTATATCATTATTATAAACATGGCAAAAAAGAGTTGAAGGAATTTTTATATTGGCTGAAAGAGGATATTCCAAATTTTTTAGATAAGGATTTGGACATCAAGCATATTTTGTTCATTGAAGGGCAAATATGGATGAAGTTTTATGACAGCTTTAAATACTTCCTTCCAGAGGATTTTATAATGAACAAAAGAGTAAAGAGGCCGCCGGATAATCCAATAAATGCTCTTATTTCTTTTGGAAATTCAATACTTTATAGCAGAACTATAACCCAGATATATAATACTCATTTAAATCAGACCATAAGCTTTTTACATGAACCGAGGGAAAGCAGATTTTCTTTAAGTTTGGATTTATCTGAGGTATTTAAACCTGTTGTGGTTTATAAGAGTATATTTGAGTTAGTAAATAATAGAAAAATACAGGTTGATAAACATTTTGTAAAAAAATTCAATTACTGCTTACTTAATGATTCAGGTAAAAAAATATTTATTGAATCTATCGAAAACCGATTCAGTAATGTGTTCGAGCACAAAATATTGAAACGCAAAATCAGCTATGAAACTGCAATTAAACTTGATGGGTACAAGCTTATAAAATACTGTATGGAAGGAAAAGAGTTTAAACCCTTTAGTTTGAAGGAGATGATGTAA
- the cas4 gene encoding CRISPR-associated protein Cas4 yields the protein MKVNGTMINYYFHCKRQCWLFANRINLEDNSEDVHIGRVLHELKYNGNENAEVSIENIKVDKITNDYLVEIKKSDADVKAAKWQTLLYLKILKEKGINRKGKIEFIEKNKQNKKIITLELTEEEKNKLNELENEIIEFVSSDKLPDPIYKPKCKKCAFYEYCFI from the coding sequence ATGAAAGTTAACGGAACGATGATAAATTATTATTTTCACTGTAAACGTCAGTGTTGGCTTTTTGCCAACAGAATTAATTTGGAAGACAATAGCGAAGATGTCCATATAGGAAGAGTTCTCCATGAATTAAAATACAACGGAAATGAAAATGCCGAAGTTTCCATAGAAAATATAAAGGTAGATAAAATTACTAATGATTATCTTGTTGAAATTAAAAAATCCGATGCAGATGTAAAAGCAGCAAAATGGCAGACTCTTTTGTATTTAAAAATTTTAAAAGAGAAGGGGATAAATAGGAAAGGAAAGATTGAGTTTATTGAAAAAAATAAACAGAATAAAAAAATTATTACATTAGAACTTACAGAGGAAGAGAAAAATAAATTAAATGAACTGGAGAATGAAATAATCGAATTTGTTTCATCGGATAAATTGCCGGACCCGATATATAAGCCAAAGTGTAAGAAATGTGCATTTTATGAGTACTGTTTTATTTAA
- the cas3 gene encoding CRISPR-associated helicase Cas3' — MIFDGVKLFDMDKFIPNNEDIYAHLKEDRNRKDDIKERLKEHSDLAYSYFLKLCEEKKLNGVFKNLENVFFGKDEYDGIKLWEEMVCNEIYMHDLGKINSGFQYRKMRNEKYENKPTEDSKHSMLSACIYFDYFFKKIRKFIGNIEENKNLCSTLLTFLFLNSYIISRHHSSFDDLYEFGEKFQESYKKYRNNKIIYEDYNVDFFATENHVKAVFKLCGDFLKNYDKSQPWNCMNIYIYTKFVYSLLVASDFYSTSEFINGNEIKKFGTIKDVDRFYDIYKENKNYKSIRRYEKCINGEGIKPYKDGDINELRSSMFLEAEKNLENHLNENIFYLEAPTGSGKTNTSINLAFKMLKNNSNLNKIFYIFPFNTLVEQTKKSLNDIFKGNKDIQNDITVVNSITPIKLIDEEEDNKLHLKGSLKQEINYERAVLDRQFLHYPIVLTTHVGFFSHLFGNEREEVFPLVHLANSVVILDEIQSYRNDIWKEIILFLKKYTEILNIKIIIMSATLPKLDKLTDTKEEFVSLIENKDKYFKNPLFKNRVKPDYSLLNVSENLWDRLKEKLIEVAKSTDKNIAIEFITKKSAEKFYDELYHNKELSGKKILLLTGDNNKFERNEIIKDVNDENNIILVSTQIIEAGLDVDMYAGFKDISILDSEEQFMGRINRSCLKKMAVVYFFDLDKASTVYKKDYRKDSSVTLKQGYIRDILENKDFDKFYEIIMRRIEENLNRENPDNIKNFRESIIELNYRIISKRMELISDDMKEYTVFINREVNLEKKGKLIGREVWQEYKKVLMDKNIGYAEKKVKLSEVMEKMSYFIYKVRSLNVSYNDLIGEIFYLEDGEKYFEDGKFKRALLEEGNCDIL, encoded by the coding sequence ATGATTTTTGATGGCGTAAAGTTATTTGATATGGATAAGTTTATTCCAAATAATGAAGATATATATGCTCATTTGAAGGAAGATAGGAATAGAAAAGATGATATTAAGGAAAGATTAAAAGAGCATTCGGATTTGGCATATTCATATTTTTTGAAGTTATGTGAAGAGAAAAAATTAAATGGGGTATTTAAAAATCTTGAAAATGTTTTTTTTGGCAAAGATGAATATGACGGAATAAAATTGTGGGAAGAGATGGTTTGTAATGAAATATATATGCATGATTTAGGGAAGATAAACAGCGGATTTCAGTATAGAAAAATGAGAAACGAGAAATATGAAAATAAACCTACAGAAGATTCGAAACATTCAATGCTTTCGGCCTGTATATATTTTGACTATTTTTTTAAGAAAATAAGAAAATTTATAGGCAATATAGAAGAAAATAAAAATTTATGCAGTACTCTTTTGACCTTTTTGTTTCTTAATTCCTATATAATATCAAGGCATCACAGCTCTTTTGACGACTTGTATGAATTCGGCGAAAAGTTTCAGGAAAGTTATAAAAAATATAGAAACAATAAAATAATTTATGAAGACTATAATGTTGATTTTTTTGCTACTGAAAATCATGTTAAAGCTGTATTTAAATTATGCGGTGATTTTTTGAAGAATTATGATAAATCTCAACCTTGGAATTGTATGAATATATATATCTATACAAAATTTGTTTACTCACTGTTAGTTGCTTCGGATTTTTATTCAACCTCAGAGTTTATAAATGGCAATGAAATTAAGAAATTTGGAACGATTAAAGATGTGGACAGGTTTTATGATATATATAAGGAAAACAAGAATTATAAAAGTATAAGGCGATATGAGAAATGTATAAACGGAGAAGGTATCAAACCTTATAAAGATGGGGATATCAATGAATTAAGAAGCAGTATGTTTTTGGAGGCAGAAAAAAATTTAGAAAATCATTTAAATGAGAATATATTTTATCTTGAAGCCCCGACAGGCAGCGGTAAAACTAATACTTCTATTAATTTGGCTTTTAAAATGCTAAAAAATAATTCTAATTTAAATAAAATATTTTATATATTTCCTTTTAATACTTTAGTTGAACAGACGAAAAAATCCCTTAATGATATTTTCAAAGGCAATAAAGATATACAAAATGATATAACGGTGGTTAACTCTATTACTCCCATAAAATTAATTGATGAGGAAGAGGACAATAAGTTACATTTAAAGGGCTCCTTAAAACAGGAGATAAATTATGAAAGAGCGGTATTGGACAGGCAGTTTTTGCACTATCCGATTGTACTGACAACTCATGTAGGATTTTTTAGTCATCTTTTCGGTAATGAAAGGGAAGAGGTTTTTCCTTTAGTTCATTTGGCTAACAGTGTAGTTATTCTTGATGAAATTCAGAGTTACAGAAATGATATCTGGAAGGAAATAATATTATTTTTGAAAAAATATACGGAAATTTTAAATATAAAGATAATAATAATGTCCGCAACTTTGCCGAAGCTTGATAAATTGACGGATACGAAAGAAGAATTCGTATCTTTGATTGAAAACAAGGATAAATATTTTAAAAATCCACTGTTTAAAAACAGAGTGAAACCCGATTATTCATTATTAAATGTCAGTGAAAATTTATGGGACAGGTTAAAAGAAAAGTTAATTGAGGTAGCTAAAAGTACGGATAAAAATATAGCAATAGAGTTCATAACAAAAAAATCGGCGGAAAAATTTTATGATGAATTGTATCATAACAAGGAATTATCAGGTAAGAAAATATTACTATTGACTGGTGATAATAATAAGTTTGAAAGAAATGAAATAATTAAGGATGTAAATGATGAAAATAATATAATTCTCGTTTCGACTCAGATAATCGAAGCAGGGTTAGATGTGGATATGTATGCAGGTTTTAAGGATATTTCAATATTGGATTCGGAAGAGCAATTTATGGGGCGTATAAATCGTTCATGCCTAAAAAAGATGGCAGTAGTGTATTTTTTTGATTTGGATAAAGCTTCTACTGTTTATAAGAAGGATTACAGGAAAGATTCAAGTGTTACTTTGAAACAGGGCTATATCAGAGATATTTTGGAAAATAAAGATTTTGATAAATTTTATGAGATAATAATGAGAAGGATAGAAGAAAATTTAAACAGAGAAAACCCAGACAATATAAAGAACTTCAGAGAAAGTATAATAGAACTTAATTATAGGATTATTTCTAAGAGGATGGAGTTGATTTCAGATGATATGAAAGAATACACAGTTTTTATTAATAGAGAAGTGAATTTGGAGAAGAAAGGAAAGTTAATAGGGAGGGAAGTGTGGCAAGAGTATAAAAAAGTATTGATGGATAAAAACATTGGATATGCTGAGAAAAAAGTTAAATTGTCTGAAGTAATGGAAAAAATGAGTTATTTTATATATAAAGTAAGATCATTAAACGTGTCATATAATGATTTAATCGGAGAAATATTTTATTTGGAAGACGGAGAAAAGTATTTTGAAGACGGAAAGTTTAAGAGAGCATTGTTGGAAGAGGGTAATTGTGATATTTTGTAA
- the cas5b gene encoding type I-B CRISPR-associated protein Cas5b — MDGIKFLLKGRTAFFKKPDVNTYLYFTYGNIHKIALLGIIGAAMGFKGYTFQDEKTYPEFYEKLKDLKFSVVPDNNPGGFIPKKIQTFNNSVGYASQESGGNLVVTEQWLENPSWEIYILIDDNPYIDEIKDRLLNGKFVYLPYLGKNDHFADILDTKLVKLEEVSDFDRLDSLFLKDYFEILDKADAFTGIFNEDYKEEKLWKYEEKLPEKLDENTNQYITKRYVFTNMNVKPKKKCPVFSDGNKNLFFS, encoded by the coding sequence ATGGACGGAATTAAATTTTTGCTAAAAGGGAGGACAGCCTTTTTCAAAAAGCCCGATGTGAATACTTATTTATATTTTACTTACGGAAATATTCACAAAATAGCATTACTGGGGATAATAGGGGCTGCGATGGGATTTAAAGGGTATACCTTTCAAGATGAAAAAACTTATCCTGAATTTTACGAGAAGCTAAAGGATTTGAAATTTTCGGTTGTACCTGACAATAATCCCGGAGGGTTTATTCCCAAAAAGATTCAGACTTTCAATAATTCCGTAGGATATGCTTCTCAGGAATCGGGAGGAAATCTTGTAGTAACGGAACAGTGGCTGGAAAATCCAAGCTGGGAAATTTATATTTTGATTGATGACAATCCATATATAGATGAAATTAAAGACAGGCTTTTAAACGGTAAGTTTGTTTATCTGCCTTATTTGGGAAAGAATGACCATTTTGCCGATATTTTAGATACAAAGTTGGTAAAATTAGAAGAAGTATCTGATTTTGACAGGTTGGATAGTTTGTTTTTAAAGGATTATTTTGAAATTTTGGATAAGGCTGATGCGTTTACAGGAATATTTAATGAGGATTATAAAGAAGAAAAACTGTGGAAATATGAAGAAAAGCTGCCGGAAAAATTGGATGAAAATACAAATCAATACATTACAAAAAGATATGTGTTTACCAATATGAACGTAAAACCCAAAAAGAAATGTCCGGTTTTTTCGGATGGAAATAAAAATTTATTTTTTTCTTAG
- a CDS encoding type I CRISPR-associated protein Cas7: protein MENKSMKKRVYGVIGIKSIMSNWNADFSGYPKSISTGEIFGSDKALKYPMKRMWLDQGEKILYIKSLKMAEDKKGKKELRPKSLEERYEEIFSVPKLKDEDKKEVVQNLFTALDVKNFGATFAEEGNNISITGTVQIGQGFNKYDKTSVEEQQILSPFRVENEEIKRKNKRNKEEGKEMEEANASTLGTKIVSSEAHYFYPFVINPTSYNDYIKLGVTEGYTEEDYKKFKEAALVSATAFNTNSKIGCENELSIFIETESDLYLPDITQYIEFEKGGEKDIIRFSKELIDLIDKLSDKIINTEVYYNSLKIHIDKNFPKAKYYNIFTREEL from the coding sequence ATGGAAAATAAGAGCATGAAGAAGAGAGTTTACGGGGTGATAGGGATAAAATCAATTATGTCCAATTGGAATGCGGATTTCAGCGGTTATCCCAAATCCATATCCACGGGGGAGATATTCGGAAGTGATAAAGCCTTGAAATATCCTATGAAAAGAATGTGGCTGGACCAAGGAGAAAAAATTCTTTATATCAAATCCTTAAAGATGGCGGAAGATAAAAAAGGGAAAAAAGAGTTAAGGCCTAAATCGTTAGAAGAAAGATATGAGGAGATATTTTCCGTCCCTAAGTTAAAAGATGAAGATAAAAAGGAAGTCGTTCAAAATCTTTTTACTGCATTAGACGTTAAAAATTTTGGGGCCACTTTTGCGGAAGAAGGTAACAATATTTCCATAACCGGAACCGTTCAAATAGGACAGGGATTTAACAAATATGATAAGACTTCTGTTGAAGAACAGCAGATATTGTCACCATTCAGAGTGGAGAATGAAGAAATTAAGAGAAAAAATAAGAGAAACAAAGAAGAAGGTAAAGAAATGGAAGAAGCCAATGCTTCCACATTAGGAACGAAAATAGTAAGCAGTGAAGCCCATTATTTTTATCCCTTTGTTATAAATCCGACTTCTTATAATGATTATATAAAATTGGGAGTTACGGAAGGATATACGGAAGAAGATTATAAAAAATTTAAAGAAGCAGCTCTTGTTTCAGCCACTGCCTTTAATACGAATTCCAAAATAGGATGCGAAAATGAGCTGTCAATATTCATAGAAACGGAATCGGATCTTTATTTGCCTGATATAACTCAATATATTGAATTTGAAAAAGGCGGAGAAAAAGATATTATAAGATTTTCCAAAGAATTAATAGATCTTATCGACAAATTATCTGATAAGATAATCAATACAGAAGTATATTATAATTCTTTAAAGATTCACATTGACAAAAACTTTCCCAAAGCAAAATATTATAATATTTTTACAAGAGAAGAGCTGTAA
- the cas8b gene encoding type I-B CRISPR-associated protein Cas8b/Csh1, translating to MLKDCIDTFKKIYEEKDDRIIIDNYVLPEGSYILVDGKGDIEKILEVNKEDTDRNDSMYYIFAEMDYLSRLVDMNKPVDPKKVIHSNNCFSFFIKKPNVNSKKLTGEVIDNYYKNILYPEKRYEGKKKDMYLDIEKKYGKADEKIIEKNKNWIKNRIYTIIEEENIKNDKNYLKIFFKADMEQYKIESEKYIIPNIYNDAKYNIKIGDEVLGLPNDNMGLNSKKPYLEHKTRKNKLPYLISEEDVMIQKKFFDYLMNYASQGRTNIYISDSDIKCLTNDESPDKDFSGYFLKVQKGKEVEIKDFDEIVLYENKIKNLNIENVLSIKYEGKEQHLNNYGPLENWKDLKNVINEVYFSKYLTNNYFTEPKDLKVYDPEIGRNILRYRKAFFDWLYKGDEMVIRQVFPQVTMNLIENSICNGYILRAKEQFNLRESIIKYFGGVKNMGDILKDISDKLREKIKKDSTDQIETDKGYYFAVGQLVSFLISKNKSSKKMHSLINPILNCSTDEKLKDELRKLFIKYNYDIWKDSKKFNNLYAMVIGYVPEKDGIMKDILIGGYLYSNLLYEKDKEEVKEDGK from the coding sequence GTGCTGAAGGACTGTATAGATACATTCAAGAAAATATATGAAGAGAAAGACGATAGGATTATAATTGATAATTATGTATTACCTGAAGGAAGTTATATTTTAGTGGATGGCAAGGGAGACATTGAAAAGATACTTGAAGTAAATAAAGAAGATACAGATAGAAATGACAGCATGTATTATATTTTTGCGGAAATGGATTATCTGTCAAGATTAGTGGACATGAATAAACCTGTAGATCCCAAGAAAGTAATTCACAGTAACAACTGTTTCTCGTTTTTTATTAAAAAGCCCAATGTAAATTCTAAGAAGCTTACTGGCGAGGTTATAGATAACTATTACAAAAATATTTTATATCCTGAAAAGAGATATGAGGGAAAAAAGAAAGATATGTATTTGGACATAGAAAAAAAATACGGGAAAGCAGATGAAAAAATTATAGAGAAAAATAAAAATTGGATAAAGAACAGAATATATACAATAATCGAAGAAGAAAACATAAAAAACGATAAAAATTATCTGAAGATATTTTTTAAAGCTGATATGGAACAGTATAAAATTGAAAGTGAAAAATATATAATTCCCAATATTTATAATGATGCAAAGTACAATATAAAAATAGGCGATGAGGTATTGGGGCTTCCAAATGACAATATGGGACTTAACTCCAAAAAACCTTATCTTGAGCATAAAACAAGAAAAAACAAGCTCCCATATTTGATCTCGGAAGAAGATGTAATGATTCAGAAAAAATTTTTTGATTATCTCATGAATTATGCTTCCCAGGGGAGAACTAACATATATATAAGTGATTCCGATATTAAATGTCTGACAAATGATGAATCTCCCGATAAGGACTTTTCAGGATATTTTTTAAAGGTACAAAAAGGAAAAGAAGTGGAAATTAAGGATTTTGACGAAATAGTTTTATATGAGAATAAGATTAAAAATTTAAACATCGAAAACGTCCTGTCCATTAAATATGAAGGTAAGGAACAGCACTTAAATAACTACGGTCCTCTTGAAAATTGGAAGGATTTAAAGAATGTGATAAATGAAGTTTATTTCAGTAAATATTTGACTAATAATTATTTTACCGAACCGAAAGATTTGAAAGTCTACGATCCTGAAATAGGAAGAAATATTCTTAGGTACAGGAAAGCATTTTTTGACTGGCTTTATAAGGGGGATGAAATGGTTATAAGGCAAGTATTTCCTCAGGTAACTATGAATTTAATAGAGAATTCCATTTGTAACGGCTATATTTTAAGAGCAAAAGAACAGTTTAATTTAAGAGAGTCGATAATAAAATATTTTGGAGGTGTGAAAAATATGGGAGATATTTTGAAAGATATATCAGATAAGCTGAGAGAAAAAATAAAGAAAGATTCTACGGATCAGATAGAAACGGATAAAGGATACTATTTTGCAGTAGGACAGCTGGTGAGTTTTTTAATATCCAAGAATAAATCAAGTAAAAAGATGCATTCCCTTATAAATCCTATATTGAATTGCAGTACCGATGAGAAACTCAAAGATGAGCTTAGAAAATTGTTCATTAAGTATAATTATGATATCTGGAAGGATAGTAAAAAATTCAATAATTTATATGCCATGGTTATCGGTTATGTTCCGGAAAAAGATGGAATAATGAAGGATATTTTAATTGGGGGTTATTTATACAGCAATTTATTATATGAAAAAGATAAAGAGGAGGTAAAGGAAGATGGAAAATAA
- a CDS encoding CRISPR-associated endoribonuclease Cas6, translating to MKVYEFKLKVYALENMNSKRSLEYISQLIDKSFLKNKELSDFHEENVFKNYVHNGFYPVEKSKIYQKGNIYTVIIRTVDERLADHFEKYLANEYTRYLKALTVEKSIIPDRGIIEKIYSITPAVAKFEEGYWRKSESVGNYEKRLMGNIIKKYNDYFNEKIEENFELFTFLKFDNMKPVASEFKNIQLLGDKLTLYVAENKMAQKLAYFALGVGILELNSRGFGYVNCKWF from the coding sequence ATGAAAGTATATGAATTTAAATTAAAAGTTTATGCTCTTGAAAACATGAACAGCAAAAGGTCCCTGGAGTACATATCGCAACTAATCGATAAAAGTTTTTTAAAAAACAAAGAGCTGTCTGATTTTCATGAGGAAAACGTATTTAAAAATTATGTTCACAATGGATTTTATCCTGTGGAAAAGTCCAAAATTTATCAAAAAGGGAATATATATACCGTAATAATCCGAACAGTGGATGAAAGGCTTGCCGATCATTTCGAAAAATATTTGGCAAATGAGTATACAAGATATTTAAAAGCATTAACTGTTGAGAAAAGTATTATTCCTGATAGGGGAATAATAGAGAAAATTTACAGCATTACTCCCGCAGTTGCAAAATTTGAAGAAGGGTATTGGAGGAAAAGCGAATCCGTTGGAAACTACGAAAAAAGGCTTATGGGAAATATTATAAAAAAATATAATGATTATTTTAATGAAAAAATAGAAGAAAATTTTGAACTCTTTACATTCTTAAAATTTGATAATATGAAACCTGTTGCATCCGAATTTAAGAATATACAGCTTTTGGGAGACAAGCTTACCCTTTATGTTGCTGAAAACAAAATGGCTCAGAAATTAGCATATTTTGCTTTAGGGGTGGGAATCTTGGAATTGAATTCAAGAGGCTTTGGATATGTAAATTGTAAATGGTTTTAA
- a CDS encoding GNAT family N-acetyltransferase gives MKLEFGKLTQKNAVIIADEWKYPGIYSFYDMTADEDDYNELIDPDMRGETYFEVLSGCELIGFLTLNISENVADIGIGMRPDLTGRGLGTEFMSSCLNFITKKHRNVKAITLSVACFNIRAIKVYKKLDFKEEYHFDQQTNGGNFKFVSMRKKVSLE, from the coding sequence TTGAAATTAGAATTCGGAAAACTTACACAAAAGAATGCAGTTATAATTGCTGATGAGTGGAAATATCCGGGCATTTATTCATTTTATGATATGACTGCTGATGAAGATGACTATAATGAATTAATAGACCCAGATATGCGAGGAGAAACGTATTTTGAGGTACTTAGCGGTTGTGAACTTATTGGTTTTTTAACTTTAAATATTAGTGAAAATGTTGCTGATATTGGTATAGGTATGCGTCCGGATTTAACAGGAAGGGGTTTAGGAACGGAATTCATGTCCTCATGCCTAAATTTTATAACCAAAAAGCACAGAAATGTTAAAGCAATAACCTTGTCCGTAGCTTGTTTTAATATACGCGCAATAAAAGTCTACAAAAAATTGGACTTTAAAGAAGAATATCATTTTGACCAACAGACAAATGGGGGTAATTTTAAATTTGTTTCTATGAGAAAAAAAGTTTCTTTGGAGTGA
- a CDS encoding hydrolase has product MSRFNLDTKDAVLLIIDIQGKLVKVMKYGKQVIDKTNILISASEELKFPIIYTEQYPKGLGGTVPELQEGLKTAKKFEKVNFSAYLEEIKKELENTGRKKIIITGMETHVCVFQTAKDLIENGYDVFIVSDGVCSRTKENHKNGLSLMRDMGAVITNTETVVFDLLKKAGTPEFKVISKLIK; this is encoded by the coding sequence GTGAGCAGATTTAATTTGGATACGAAGGATGCTGTTTTACTTATTATTGATATTCAGGGCAAACTTGTAAAAGTTATGAAATATGGGAAACAGGTAATTGACAAGACAAATATTTTGATTTCGGCTTCGGAAGAACTGAAATTCCCTATAATTTATACGGAACAATATCCTAAGGGATTAGGCGGTACGGTTCCTGAACTGCAGGAAGGATTAAAAACGGCAAAAAAATTTGAAAAAGTAAATTTTTCAGCATACCTTGAAGAAATTAAAAAAGAACTTGAAAATACAGGCAGAAAGAAGATCATAATTACGGGAATGGAGACCCACGTATGTGTTTTTCAAACTGCAAAGGATTTAATTGAAAACGGATATGATGTGTTTATTGTAAGTGACGGGGTTTGCTCAAGAACTAAGGAAAATCACAAAAACGGCTTATCTCTGATGAGAGATATGGGAGCGGTAATAACGAATACAGAAACGGTAGTATTTGATCTGTTAAAGAAAGCAGGAACTCCCGAGTTTAAAGTAATCTCTAAGCTGATAAAGTAG
- a CDS encoding peroxiredoxin, translating to MDENIKTVVGEKALDFTFKSKNNDDMKLSDFIGKKNVILYFYPKDNTPGCTLEAMDFTDLYPEFEAADTEILGISRDSAKSHESFCNDLGIPFPLISDESGEIHNLYGVLKPKSGKEENGFSTERSTFIIDKKGILVKEYRKVKVAEHANNVLKFVKNNLQS from the coding sequence ATGGATGAAAATATTAAAACTGTTGTAGGAGAGAAGGCTCTGGATTTTACTTTTAAATCAAAAAATAATGATGATATGAAACTTTCTGATTTTATCGGCAAGAAGAATGTGATCCTTTATTTTTATCCTAAGGATAACACTCCTGGCTGTACTCTTGAAGCTATGGATTTTACGGATTTATATCCTGAATTTGAAGCAGCGGATACTGAGATTTTAGGAATAAGCAGAGACAGTGCAAAATCTCATGAAAGTTTTTGCAACGATCTCGGTATTCCTTTTCCATTGATTAGTGATGAAAGCGGGGAAATACACAATCTATATGGTGTACTTAAGCCAAAGAGCGGTAAGGAAGAAAACGGCTTTTCAACTGAAAGAAGTACATTTATAATAGACAAAAAAGGAATATTGGTAAAGGAATACAGGAAAGTAAAAGTAGCGGAACATGCCAATAATGTTTTAAAATTTGTTAAGAATAACTTGCAATCTTAA